One window from the genome of Micromonospora aurantiaca ATCC 27029 encodes:
- a CDS encoding class I SAM-dependent methyltransferase produces MDDDRVTRRRVDAGEIRRANRGWWDTDADTYQAEHGAFLGDADFVWCPEGLREADARLLGDVAGRRILELGAGAAAAARWLAAQGARPVALDLSAGMLRHAAEAAGRTGVRVPLVQADALALPFADAAFDTVCTAFGAIPFVDDSAAAMREVARVLRPGGRWVFSVTHPMRWIFLDDPGEGGLTAVHSYFDRSPYVEQDEHGVATYVEQHRTLGDRIRELVGAGFRLLDLVEPEWPAGHEGIWGQWSPLRGRLFPGTAIFVAEKPAD; encoded by the coding sequence GTGGACGACGACAGGGTGACCCGCCGACGGGTCGACGCCGGGGAGATCCGCCGCGCGAACCGCGGATGGTGGGACACCGACGCCGACACGTACCAGGCCGAGCACGGCGCGTTCCTCGGCGACGCCGACTTCGTCTGGTGCCCGGAAGGGCTGCGCGAGGCCGACGCCCGGCTGCTCGGCGACGTCGCCGGGCGGCGGATCCTCGAACTCGGCGCCGGGGCGGCCGCCGCCGCCCGCTGGCTCGCCGCCCAGGGCGCCCGGCCGGTCGCGCTGGACCTGTCCGCCGGCATGTTGCGGCACGCCGCCGAGGCCGCCGGGCGCACCGGGGTACGCGTGCCGCTGGTGCAGGCCGACGCGCTCGCCCTGCCGTTCGCCGACGCGGCGTTCGACACCGTCTGCACCGCGTTCGGCGCGATCCCGTTCGTGGACGACTCGGCGGCCGCGATGCGCGAGGTGGCCCGGGTGCTGCGCCCCGGCGGCCGATGGGTCTTCTCGGTCACCCACCCGATGCGCTGGATCTTCCTGGACGACCCGGGCGAGGGCGGGCTGACCGCCGTGCACTCGTACTTCGACCGCTCCCCCTACGTCGAGCAGGACGAGCACGGGGTGGCCACGTACGTCGAGCAGCACCGCACCCTGGGCGACCGGATCCGGGAGCTGGTCGGCGCCGGGTTCCGCCTGCTGGACCTGGTGGAGCCGGAGTGGCCGGCCGGGCACGAGGGGATCTGGGGGCAGTGGAGCCCGCTGCGCGGGCGGCTGTTCCCCGGCACCGCGATCTTCGTCGCGGAGAAGCCGGCGGACTGA
- a CDS encoding DUF2945 domain-containing protein translates to MAENEFRAGDHVSWASHSGRAYGVVKEKLTERTHVRGHTVNASPEQPQYRITNDDSGRDVAHRPEVLRHESR, encoded by the coding sequence ATGGCCGAGAACGAGTTCCGCGCCGGCGACCACGTCTCCTGGGCCAGCCACAGCGGCCGGGCGTACGGCGTCGTCAAGGAGAAACTGACCGAGCGCACCCACGTACGCGGGCACACGGTGAACGCCTCGCCCGAGCAACCGCAGTACCGGATCACCAACGACGACTCGGGCCGCGACGTGGCCCACCGCCCGGAGGTGCTGCGCCATGAGTCGCGCTGA
- a CDS encoding Uma2 family endonuclease, whose product MRQQRADYTLEDLLTLPDDAPRVELVDGVIQATPSPTLGHQTISSLLWLWLRSHAPVHLRASQAVGVGLSPNTSRQPDVLLHHAGLPSDRSLLRPADVVLAVEIVSPGTRRVDRFAKPGEYAAAGIPFYWRIEQDPVHLYAYRLGDRIGPGGERQYELVDDSSEVIELSEPFAIKLPIAEIRP is encoded by the coding sequence ATGCGGCAGCAGCGTGCGGACTACACGCTGGAGGATCTGCTCACCCTGCCGGACGACGCCCCCCGCGTCGAACTCGTCGACGGAGTCATCCAGGCGACACCCTCCCCCACCCTGGGCCACCAGACAATCTCCAGCCTGCTGTGGCTCTGGCTTCGATCGCACGCACCGGTTCACCTGCGGGCGTCCCAAGCCGTCGGGGTCGGGCTCAGCCCCAACACCAGCCGCCAACCGGACGTCCTGCTCCACCACGCCGGGCTGCCGAGCGACAGGTCCCTCCTGCGACCGGCGGACGTCGTCCTGGCCGTCGAGATCGTCTCCCCCGGCACCCGGCGGGTCGACCGGTTCGCCAAGCCGGGCGAGTACGCCGCCGCGGGGATCCCGTTCTACTGGCGGATCGAGCAGGATCCGGTGCACCTCTACGCGTACCGGCTCGGTGACCGGATCGGCCCCGGCGGCGAGCGGCAGTACGAGCTGGTGGACGACAGCAGCGAGGTGATCGAGCTGTCCGAGCCCTTCGCGATCAAGCTGCCGATCGCGGAGATCCGGCCCTGA